From Flavobacterium alkalisoli, the proteins below share one genomic window:
- a CDS encoding DUF6443 domain-containing protein — MKKLIYIFLLLPLIAFSQTQGQNYIKKLTYKEETTTSDATKARVEVTYYDGIGRPIQQVAHKMSGTGKDLITHMEYDPYGRTAKEYLPYESANSAMDFDPTALSNVISFYQTTEFENTSNPYSETIYDHSPLNRPVEKGAPGTTWLADPDSDTDHTVKMVYSLNTSTDAVKYLYATAIWSSTYQIYTTTYTSSSTYPANQLYKTVTKDENWTAGNNNTTVEFTNMKGQLVLKRNYEGGTAHDTYYVYDQYGNLSYVLPPLMNGSFTYLTNLGYQYRYDKRNRLVEKKLPGKAWEYIVYDPGDRVVATGPALSPFGGDETQTGWNYTIYTSHDRPAIIAWFPQSGFSSTIRKNLQATYDTYFHKAERGAGMVDNIAIDYRLSPQMISYPGLKLLKVNYYDNYTWNGAVAPTQGMVVENQAVTLKVKSLPTGSWTRALVGAADTSGSITYIYYDEKGRPILSRTNNYLGGYTQTDTQLDYDGTPISTYTRHKRVTGDTELTVREDFTYTDQDRLYTHTHKINSGTETRLVRNSYDKLGRLNKKEVGDYAGVSSQIINYDYNVRGWLKAINNVDNLIGNLLQPTDLFALKINYDQVENAPNSNFKPLYNGNISEIYWRTNTDNVLREYSYRYDDLNRLEEAVYQRPNLAVPTTNAYNESITYDKNGNILHLDRFGGVDTSTGAIQIDNNTYTYYSGTNRLRKITDVTNSTQGFKDGANVTDEYTYDSFGNLLTDANKGITSIIYNTNYLPVEIMFNNDTSKKINYLYDADGVKLKKTVTDGTTITTTDYLSGFQYKNVVLESFPTAEGYIEHTLSSGTSTYKYIYNYTDHLGNVRMKYYGAAGRGGITSITKIEESHYYPFGLRHNGYNDLETNKNKYKYNGKELQDELGLNMYDYGARNYDPAIGRWMNLDPLAEKYVSFSPYNYCINNPISFKDPDGRDIINIKGGVQFTGIHAGIAYNIIKNQLNKKEKFKGVHFVTEGETPNIYRHTLNAFMQGKPSVLHYDSDKKAKARRRYHATKVLPSPPSGMQRDEYPFASTIEGGLGAAVTYVPREENNKQGQDLQRLYNTLESGDAFLVFPVPKGKGREALPDPVSKPVQYTVPVPNPDSSFYDRVGEATGLSGTALLLYFIVSETTRLVPARNLIPVP, encoded by the coding sequence ATGAAAAAACTTATATATATATTTTTATTATTGCCCTTGATTGCCTTTTCACAAACTCAAGGTCAAAATTATATTAAAAAGCTAACATATAAAGAGGAAACAACAACCAGTGATGCCACTAAAGCAAGGGTTGAAGTAACTTACTATGATGGTATTGGAAGACCTATTCAACAGGTTGCCCATAAAATGTCAGGAACCGGGAAAGACCTCATTACCCATATGGAATATGATCCTTACGGAAGGACGGCTAAAGAATACCTGCCATATGAGTCTGCCAATTCCGCAATGGACTTTGACCCTACTGCGCTATCAAATGTTATTAGTTTTTATCAAACCACAGAATTTGAAAACACATCAAACCCATATAGTGAAACAATATATGATCATTCTCCTTTAAACAGGCCGGTTGAAAAAGGTGCGCCGGGAACAACCTGGCTGGCAGACCCCGATAGTGATACCGATCATACAGTAAAAATGGTGTATTCATTAAACACTTCTACAGATGCTGTAAAATACCTATATGCTACCGCCATATGGAGTTCAACATATCAGATTTACACTACCACTTACACTTCAAGCAGTACTTATCCTGCCAACCAGCTTTATAAAACAGTTACAAAAGATGAAAACTGGACAGCGGGTAACAATAACACTACGGTCGAGTTTACAAATATGAAGGGGCAGCTTGTGCTTAAAAGGAATTATGAAGGAGGTACCGCTCATGACACCTATTATGTTTACGACCAATATGGTAACCTTAGTTATGTATTGCCTCCATTAATGAACGGTTCATTTACTTATTTAACAAACTTAGGATATCAGTACAGATATGATAAAAGAAACAGGCTTGTTGAAAAAAAATTACCTGGAAAAGCCTGGGAATATATTGTGTATGATCCGGGAGATAGGGTTGTAGCCACAGGTCCTGCCTTATCGCCTTTTGGAGGTGATGAAACCCAAACGGGATGGAATTATACTATTTATACATCTCATGACAGGCCGGCAATTATAGCTTGGTTTCCGCAATCCGGTTTTAGCAGCACAATAAGAAAAAATCTTCAGGCGACGTACGACACTTATTTTCATAAAGCTGAAAGAGGAGCGGGGATGGTAGATAATATAGCAATAGATTACAGGCTAAGCCCGCAAATGATATCTTATCCGGGCCTTAAACTACTAAAAGTAAATTATTATGATAATTATACCTGGAATGGTGCTGTTGCCCCAACACAGGGTATGGTTGTGGAAAATCAGGCGGTTACTTTAAAGGTAAAATCATTACCTACCGGTAGCTGGACCAGGGCATTAGTTGGCGCTGCTGACACCTCCGGATCTATAACTTATATATATTATGATGAGAAAGGAAGGCCAATACTTTCCCGAACAAACAATTATTTAGGTGGCTATACACAAACGGATACCCAGCTGGATTATGACGGAACTCCCATCTCGACTTACACACGTCATAAAAGGGTAACTGGAGATACAGAGTTAACCGTAAGAGAAGATTTTACTTATACCGACCAGGATAGACTGTATACCCATACACATAAGATAAACAGTGGAACAGAAACTAGATTGGTCAGAAACAGCTATGATAAGCTGGGACGTTTGAATAAAAAAGAAGTTGGAGATTATGCAGGCGTTTCTTCACAGATTATAAATTATGATTACAATGTAAGGGGATGGTTAAAAGCCATAAATAACGTTGATAATCTGATTGGTAATTTACTTCAGCCAACTGATTTATTTGCTTTAAAGATAAATTATGACCAGGTTGAAAATGCCCCTAATTCCAACTTTAAACCTCTTTACAACGGTAACATCTCAGAGATATACTGGAGAACAAATACCGACAATGTTTTAAGAGAATACAGTTATCGTTATGATGATTTAAACCGACTTGAAGAAGCTGTTTATCAAAGGCCAAATCTAGCTGTTCCAACTACCAATGCCTATAATGAAAGTATTACGTATGATAAAAATGGTAATATCTTGCATTTAGACAGGTTTGGCGGTGTTGATACCTCAACGGGTGCCATACAAATAGATAATAACACTTATACCTACTATAGTGGCACAAACAGGCTTCGCAAAATAACTGATGTCACAAACAGCACACAGGGCTTTAAGGATGGTGCCAATGTAACCGATGAATATACATATGATAGTTTTGGAAATCTTTTAACCGATGCCAATAAAGGAATAACTTCTATTATTTATAATACAAACTACCTTCCTGTTGAAATTATGTTTAATAACGATACTTCAAAAAAAATAAATTACCTTTATGATGCTGATGGTGTTAAGCTTAAAAAAACAGTAACTGATGGTACAACTATAACCACTACCGATTATCTTTCTGGTTTTCAATATAAAAATGTGGTTTTAGAGAGTTTCCCTACGGCAGAAGGTTATATTGAGCATACTCTTTCCTCCGGTACAAGTACATATAAATATATCTATAATTATACCGATCATCTGGGTAATGTAAGGATGAAATATTATGGAGCAGCGGGTAGAGGAGGCATAACATCAATTACGAAAATCGAAGAAAGTCACTATTATCCTTTTGGGTTAAGGCATAATGGCTACAATGATTTAGAAACCAATAAGAATAAGTATAAGTACAACGGTAAGGAGCTGCAAGACGAGTTGGGGCTTAACATGTACGATTATGGAGCAAGGAATTATGACCCTGCAATAGGGAGATGGATGAATCTTGACCCGCTTGCTGAAAAATATGTATCTTTTTCACCTTATAATTACTGTATTAATAATCCTATAAGTTTTAAAGACCCAGATGGAAGAGATATAATTAATATTAAAGGAGGTGTTCAGTTCACAGGAATACATGCTGGGATTGCTTACAACATAATAAAGAATCAATTAAATAAGAAAGAAAAATTTAAAGGTGTACATTTTGTTACCGAAGGAGAGACACCAAATATTTATAGACATACTTTAAACGCTTTTATGCAAGGAAAACCATCTGTATTACATTATGACTCTGACAAAAAAGCTAAAGCTAGGAGAAGGTATCATGCAACAAAAGTTCTTCCTTCCCCTCCATCAGGTATGCAAAGAGATGAATACCCTTTTGCTTCAACAATTGAAGGAGGTTTAGGAGCTGCTGTGACTTATGTTCCAAGAGAAGAGAATAATAAACAAGGGCAAGATTTACAAAGACTATATAATACCCTTGAATCAGGTGATGCTTTTTTAGTCTTTCCTGTTCCAAAAGGTAAAGGAAGAGAGGCTCTACCCGACCCTGTTAGTAAACCTGTGCAATATACTGTGCCTGTGCCAAACCCAGACAGTTCATTTTATGATAGAGTGGGAGAAGCTACTGGTTTATCAGGAACGGCTCTTCTATTATATTTTATAGTATCAGAAACAACAAGGTTGGTTCCTGCCAGAAATTTAATTCCTGTACCTTAA
- a CDS encoding SDR family oxidoreductase encodes MSSKIAIVTGGSRGLGRDMVINLAKNGNNIIFTYHSNKSEADKVVAEVISLGQKALACQLDVSAIKSFDTFVDTISDHLQAHEGSPNFDFLVNNAGTGVYGSVTETSEEAFDAMMNVHFKGVYFLTQKLLPLLNDGGRVINISSGLTRVSFPNVSAYASMKGAIETYTRCLAKELGPRKITANTIAPGAIATDFGGGSNKSDENKRAVIANLTALGRVGEPEDIGGVVAFLCSPEAGWINAQRIELSGGMMI; translated from the coding sequence ATGTCAAGTAAAATTGCAATAGTAACCGGTGGCAGCCGTGGCTTAGGCAGGGATATGGTCATCAATTTAGCCAAAAATGGGAATAATATTATTTTTACCTATCATAGTAATAAATCTGAGGCGGATAAGGTAGTAGCAGAAGTGATATCATTAGGTCAAAAGGCCTTAGCCTGTCAATTAGATGTGAGCGCAATTAAAAGCTTTGATACTTTTGTTGATACAATAAGCGATCATCTGCAAGCCCATGAAGGATCACCAAATTTTGATTTTTTAGTTAACAACGCCGGTACAGGAGTATATGGCTCTGTTACAGAAACTTCTGAAGAAGCATTTGATGCCATGATGAATGTTCATTTTAAAGGTGTCTATTTTTTAACTCAAAAGCTTTTGCCTTTACTAAATGATGGAGGAAGAGTCATCAATATTTCATCAGGATTAACAAGAGTTTCTTTTCCTAATGTATCGGCTTATGCCAGCATGAAAGGAGCTATAGAAACCTACACCAGATGCCTGGCTAAAGAATTAGGCCCAAGAAAAATTACGGCAAATACTATTGCCCCTGGTGCCATAGCCACAGATTTTGGCGGAGGCTCAAACAAATCAGATGAAAATAAAAGAGCTGTAATAGCTAATCTTACAGCATTAGGCCGTGTTGGCGAACCCGAAGATATAGGCGGTGTAGTTGCCTTTTTATGCTCTCCTGAAGCCGGGTGGATTAACGCACAGCGAATTGAGCTATCCGGAGGTATGATGATATAA
- a CDS encoding RHS repeat domain-containing protein, producing MKKLYSAIIILITFATYSQDITQAVTLPDVVPPSPTVAALMHFEEVPVDLHTGQPDISLPLYSKPLNSELSFSLALKYSSLGVRVSEHSGWTGTNWSLIAGGVISRTIRGGADELDKGPDGNGSYKIKGVYYNSDFWNYETLTDQEKSEFNWRVNGTSQHVYDTQPDLYQFSFMGMSGRFTINPQTRQPILLSQDQKLKIDIYFDLNDVNGNGNTNEIFKFAITDANGICYEFGNSTNPELACETSQTAVQTTLISQKNFGFDMPQPPVPEETVSAWHLTKISTTRDDMTSTTLASFTYNQSNEIYTTPWSVTINELKPDYATMYNFHLQNVTNVTNYFRPRQINKIMTVTTNTQKLKEVIFQDNTKLVFIPTAQGSHIENGGFYLDKIQLKQGSTVKRTFYLNYENLSNRLWLMNVNVDNTQNYSFEYYQRNNVGAYGDEPNVWGFTNADYSYGDNIYFKRAYEYGILNKITYPTGGVKKFYYEPNTFTYEGADKIFDYSSNPLNLNPQYYSNYFQATQQGSVSGGTITLTHEQEINVSATSNSEYFYVYLSNGSNSENIALAYLPGKITLPAGTYTVSVAPFISQITAPYQTQNLTVNITYATQKPINSGSYCSYLLGGGTRIGSITFEDPQDTGETVKKKIVYDYDFYESDDVFHFNFWESSGAVDAKMGSMYKDYYDSDPRYLYTNTSNSTVNFYNIKYHVRTKEPNVQLTKGGYVSYGKVRVYEAETDLITGNLPAHGYTEYEYTTAKDFPSPEKTFEYPYLSPPNLDYKRGLLVKKSVYAVENNLAKLVEQTIIDKDTDYDYIEGENIKSFDLIALECKHKVFYDKYVNYVNIFPEYPMICQSSSEPGIYSPCFTYDNCTEVAPFILSSQQIRPGRAELKKSTTTYYPDGSSNGITKTTTYTYNPENYQIASEAYTINEGSVLNEYKTVYEYPVGGYTSSLFDSSDVSAINKMVVLNIINKPITITSYKNGSVLQRVINKYKDFSSNQVLLSEVETLKNGSATIGEDRIIYTSYGPKNNIQDVFKYNSSNSGHISYIWAYNHTLPVAKINGIAYSLINPDKRDAVENASTESALRNALQDLQNSYLTEEIQISTFLTDPVKGVIETVDPRGYKLKYTYDILGRLTKVNDETGKIISEYEYKYRGIF from the coding sequence ATGAAAAAATTATACTCGGCAATAATAATACTAATAACATTTGCCACATATTCTCAAGACATAACACAAGCGGTTACACTGCCGGATGTTGTGCCGCCTTCTCCAACAGTTGCTGCTTTAATGCATTTTGAAGAAGTTCCCGTTGATTTACATACAGGTCAGCCTGATATATCTTTGCCGCTATATTCCAAACCATTAAATAGTGAACTAAGCTTCTCTCTGGCACTAAAATATAGTTCCTTAGGCGTTAGGGTGAGTGAGCATTCCGGTTGGACCGGAACCAACTGGTCTTTAATTGCAGGTGGAGTTATTTCACGAACAATAAGGGGAGGAGCAGATGAATTAGATAAAGGCCCTGACGGAAACGGTAGTTATAAAATAAAAGGGGTTTATTACAATTCGGATTTTTGGAACTATGAAACTTTAACAGATCAGGAAAAAAGTGAGTTTAACTGGAGAGTTAATGGAACATCTCAGCATGTTTATGATACGCAGCCTGACTTGTATCAGTTTTCATTTATGGGTATGAGCGGTCGCTTCACTATAAACCCACAAACAAGACAACCCATACTTTTAAGTCAAGACCAGAAACTTAAAATAGACATTTATTTTGATTTAAATGATGTTAATGGAAATGGTAATACAAATGAAATTTTCAAGTTTGCAATAACTGATGCTAATGGTATTTGTTATGAATTTGGGAACTCTACTAATCCAGAACTGGCATGTGAAACAAGTCAAACCGCAGTTCAGACAACTCTGATTTCTCAAAAAAACTTTGGCTTTGATATGCCTCAGCCTCCAGTACCTGAAGAAACAGTATCTGCGTGGCACCTGACAAAAATTTCAACTACTAGAGACGATATGACAAGCACAACACTTGCATCTTTTACATATAATCAAAGTAACGAAATATATACAACTCCTTGGTCAGTAACTATCAATGAGCTTAAACCTGATTATGCTACTATGTATAATTTTCACTTACAGAACGTTACAAACGTAACTAATTATTTTAGACCTAGGCAGATAAATAAAATAATGACAGTTACAACTAACACACAAAAGCTTAAAGAAGTTATTTTTCAGGATAATACTAAGTTGGTATTTATACCAACAGCTCAGGGGAGTCATATAGAAAACGGAGGGTTCTATCTTGATAAAATTCAATTAAAACAGGGATCGACCGTAAAACGTACATTCTATTTAAATTATGAAAACCTGAGTAACAGGCTCTGGTTAATGAATGTAAATGTTGACAATACCCAAAATTATAGCTTTGAATATTACCAAAGGAACAATGTTGGGGCTTATGGAGATGAACCTAATGTTTGGGGCTTTACTAATGCTGATTATAGTTACGGAGATAATATTTATTTTAAGAGAGCATACGAATATGGGATTTTAAATAAAATTACTTATCCCACAGGAGGAGTGAAAAAATTCTATTATGAGCCAAATACATTTACTTATGAGGGTGCAGACAAAATTTTTGATTATAGTTCAAATCCGTTAAATTTAAATCCTCAATATTATTCCAATTATTTTCAGGCAACTCAACAAGGCTCTGTCTCTGGAGGTACAATTACACTTACACATGAACAGGAGATTAATGTTAGTGCTACTTCAAATTCAGAATATTTTTATGTTTACCTTAGTAATGGTAGTAATTCAGAAAATATAGCCCTTGCTTACTTACCTGGTAAAATTACTCTTCCCGCAGGTACTTATACAGTTTCCGTTGCTCCTTTTATAAGCCAAATTACAGCTCCATACCAAACTCAAAATTTAACAGTTAATATTACCTATGCAACACAAAAGCCTATTAACAGTGGTAGTTATTGCAGTTACCTATTGGGTGGCGGTACAAGAATAGGGAGTATTACTTTTGAAGATCCGCAAGATACAGGAGAGACAGTAAAAAAGAAAATTGTGTATGATTACGATTTTTATGAAAGTGATGATGTATTTCACTTTAACTTCTGGGAATCATCAGGAGCTGTTGATGCAAAAATGGGTAGTATGTATAAGGACTATTATGATTCTGATCCTCGATACCTATATACCAACACCTCAAATTCAACTGTAAATTTTTACAATATTAAATATCATGTAAGGACTAAAGAACCTAATGTTCAGCTAACAAAAGGAGGTTATGTAAGCTATGGAAAAGTGCGGGTTTATGAGGCTGAAACTGATCTTATAACGGGTAACTTACCAGCTCATGGTTATACAGAATACGAATATACTACTGCAAAAGATTTTCCAAGTCCTGAGAAAACATTTGAATACCCTTATCTATCTCCCCCCAATTTAGATTATAAAAGAGGTTTACTGGTTAAAAAATCAGTTTATGCAGTTGAAAACAATTTAGCGAAACTTGTTGAGCAAACAATTATCGATAAAGATACTGATTATGATTATATTGAAGGGGAAAATATAAAAAGTTTCGACCTTATTGCTCTTGAGTGCAAGCATAAAGTTTTTTATGATAAATATGTAAATTATGTTAACATATTTCCTGAGTACCCTATGATATGTCAATCGAGTTCTGAACCAGGTATATATAGCCCCTGCTTTACTTATGATAACTGTACTGAAGTTGCTCCTTTTATATTAAGCAGTCAACAGATCAGACCGGGAAGAGCAGAGTTAAAAAAAAGTACAACTACTTATTATCCTGACGGTAGTAGCAATGGTATTACTAAAACAACAACTTATACTTACAATCCGGAGAATTACCAGATAGCTTCTGAGGCTTATACAATTAACGAGGGATCTGTCCTTAATGAGTATAAAACGGTTTACGAATATCCTGTAGGAGGTTACACCAGCTCCCTTTTTGATTCATCAGATGTATCTGCAATCAATAAAATGGTTGTACTGAATATCATAAATAAACCCATTACAATTACCAGTTATAAAAATGGTTCTGTTCTGCAAAGAGTTATAAACAAGTACAAAGATTTTTCTAGCAATCAGGTTCTTTTAAGTGAAGTCGAAACACTTAAAAACGGTTCTGCTACAATTGGCGAAGACCGTATAATTTATACATCTTACGGGCCAAAAAACAATATTCAGGACGTATTTAAATACAACAGTTCTAATTCTGGCCATATTAGCTATATATGGGCTTATAATCACACTTTACCTGTTGCGAAAATTAATGGTATAGCTTATAGTTTAATAAATCCTGATAAAAGAGACGCTGTTGAAAATGCTAGTACTGAATCTGCTTTGAGAAATGCTTTACAGGACTTACAAAACAGTTATTTAACTGAAGAAATACAGATAAGTACTTTTTTAACCGACCCTGTGAAAGGAGTAATTGAGACCGTAGATCCAAGAGGCTATAAACTTAAATATACTTATGATATTTTAGGAAGGCTTACAAAGGTTAATGACGAAACAGGTAAAATTATTTCTGAATACGAATATAAATACAGAGGTATTTTTTAA
- a CDS encoding S41 family peptidase, whose product MKIFYYIFLILAFTSCQTQNSIPKEVSEYLTETINLLEQKSVNRNEIDWNEFRIDIFQKARDAKNIQDTYPAISYAVSKLNDSHSYFKPVTETEADSENKPLPMLSDEVTPEDIGYIRIPFCIGTESDNDVYIAKIREKIEAQSNKELKGWILDLRGNFGGNMWPMLLSIEPLIGNGTLGYFADADNKYRAWKLIEGKAYIDDQLIIETNIHFKKDLSNTFLAVLTDGQTASSGEAIAVAFKFRENSKSFGKPTFGVSTGCISHELSDGSTINLAETLFADRKKTKYGSSIIPDFEVEEDQTLKAGIEWIYKMNK is encoded by the coding sequence ATGAAAATCTTTTATTACATATTCCTAATTTTAGCTTTTACAAGCTGTCAAACCCAAAATTCCATACCCAAAGAAGTATCTGAATACCTAACAGAAACTATTAACCTACTCGAACAAAAATCGGTAAACAGAAATGAAATTGACTGGAATGAATTTAGAATTGATATTTTTCAAAAAGCAAGAGATGCAAAAAATATTCAGGACACCTACCCTGCCATAAGTTATGCTGTATCAAAACTTAATGATAGTCATAGCTATTTTAAACCCGTGACAGAAACTGAAGCAGATTCAGAAAACAAGCCTTTGCCAATGTTATCTGATGAAGTCACTCCCGAAGACATTGGATACATCAGAATACCTTTTTGCATCGGGACAGAAAGCGATAACGATGTCTATATTGCAAAAATCAGAGAGAAAATAGAGGCGCAGTCTAATAAAGAGCTTAAAGGATGGATACTTGACTTAAGAGGTAATTTTGGAGGTAATATGTGGCCAATGTTACTTTCAATAGAACCATTAATAGGAAATGGAACTTTAGGTTATTTTGCAGATGCTGATAACAAATATAGGGCCTGGAAATTAATTGAAGGCAAAGCTTATATAGATGACCAACTTATTATTGAAACAAATATTCATTTCAAAAAAGATTTAAGTAATACGTTTTTAGCGGTATTAACCGATGGCCAAACAGCAAGTTCAGGCGAAGCAATTGCTGTAGCTTTTAAATTCAGAGAAAATTCAAAATCATTTGGCAAGCCTACTTTTGGGGTTTCAACCGGATGCATTTCACACGAATTGTCGGATGGCTCTACAATAAATCTGGCCGAAACCCTATTTGCAGACAGGAAAAAAACAAAATATGGCTCAAGTATAATTCCTGATTTTGAAGTTGAAGAAGACCAGACATTAAAAGCAGGGATTGAATGGATTTATAAAATGAATAAATAA
- a CDS encoding helix-turn-helix domain-containing protein — protein sequence MSQHPVHRVKSIAEFHRMKGLPSPQHPLISLFDYGAFQCSKEINHKNFVFDFYHISIKRSIGAKFKYGQNHYDFDDGVMFFIAPNQVFGIEKIEEIATAKSGWVLMIHPDFLWGTLLAKSISRYEFFDYAVNEALFLSEKEETTLTTIVKNIEQEYNTNLDKFSQSIIISQIETLLNYSDRFYQRQFLTRKASNHKILENVEKTIEDYFDNEHSNGLPTVQYIAQSLNISPMYLSNLLKSLTGLTTQQHIHEKLIEKAKEKLSTTELTVSEIAFELGFEHSQSFSKLFKNKTNISPLKFRSVFNQ from the coding sequence ATGAGCCAACATCCGGTACATAGAGTCAAATCAATCGCTGAGTTCCACAGGATGAAAGGCTTGCCCTCACCTCAACATCCTTTAATCAGCTTATTTGACTATGGAGCCTTTCAGTGCTCCAAAGAGATAAACCACAAAAATTTTGTGTTTGATTTTTATCATATTTCCATAAAACGAAGTATTGGTGCCAAATTTAAATACGGTCAAAATCACTACGATTTTGATGATGGCGTGATGTTTTTTATCGCCCCTAACCAGGTTTTCGGGATTGAAAAGATTGAAGAAATTGCCACAGCTAAAAGTGGTTGGGTGTTAATGATACACCCCGATTTTTTATGGGGCACCTTACTGGCAAAAAGCATCAGCCGATATGAGTTTTTTGATTATGCAGTTAATGAAGCGTTGTTTCTTTCTGAAAAGGAAGAAACAACGCTTACCACTATTGTTAAAAACATTGAACAGGAATACAATACTAATTTGGATAAGTTTAGCCAAAGCATAATCATTTCTCAAATAGAAACTTTACTAAATTACTCCGACCGCTTCTATCAAAGGCAATTTTTAACCCGTAAAGCCTCTAATCATAAAATCTTAGAAAACGTAGAGAAAACTATCGAAGATTATTTTGATAATGAACACTCAAATGGTCTGCCTACAGTTCAATATATTGCACAGTCACTCAATATATCTCCCATGTATTTAAGCAACTTATTAAAATCTCTAACCGGGTTAACAACACAACAGCATATTCACGAGAAATTAATAGAAAAAGCAAAAGAAAAATTATCTACAACTGAATTAACTGTTTCGGAAATCGCTTTTGAACTGGGATTCGAACACAGTCAGAGCTTTTCAAAATTATTTAAGAACAAAACAAATATATCTCCTTTAAAGTTTAGGAGTGTTTTTAATCAATAA
- a CDS encoding TraB/GumN family protein, whose protein sequence is MKKLIKLAAALVIVFLSVTVKAQDKSQKLENSLLWEITGNGLSKPSYLYGTMHMMCEDDFVVKEKVKKALENTDKLALELDFDDPAELMAMQKMTTSGKPLSERLSKEDYATLNSFLQKEIGTGASQFENYTLVGIMSAVMFKSLNCPPKMYEVEFMQQAMAKHQEILGLEKVEVQVTGFQQSYTDKEFIEQLKYYNSSFFDEMVAIYKEENLNGLYEMVTDEKFMDTNAKTIMLDNRNKNWVVKMPELMKAQPVFFAVGAGHLPGENGVINLLRKAGYSVKPILK, encoded by the coding sequence ATGAAAAAATTAATCAAATTAGCAGCGGCATTAGTAATAGTGTTTTTATCGGTAACAGTAAAGGCACAGGACAAATCGCAAAAATTAGAGAATTCCCTTTTATGGGAGATAACCGGGAACGGACTTAGTAAACCATCTTATTTGTATGGTACCATGCATATGATGTGTGAAGATGACTTTGTGGTTAAGGAAAAAGTGAAGAAAGCTCTTGAAAATACAGATAAGCTGGCTCTGGAGCTTGATTTTGATGATCCTGCCGAACTGATGGCTATGCAAAAGATGACTACTTCTGGAAAACCCCTTAGCGAAAGGTTAAGCAAAGAGGATTATGCTACCTTAAACAGCTTTTTACAGAAGGAAATTGGTACAGGGGCTAGCCAGTTTGAGAATTATACTCTGGTGGGCATTATGAGTGCGGTAATGTTTAAAAGCCTTAATTGCCCGCCAAAAATGTATGAGGTAGAGTTTATGCAGCAGGCAATGGCAAAGCACCAGGAAATACTTGGTCTTGAAAAAGTAGAGGTTCAGGTTACTGGGTTTCAGCAATCTTATACCGATAAGGAGTTTATAGAACAATTAAAGTATTATAATTCATCTTTTTTTGATGAAATGGTTGCCATATACAAAGAGGAAAATCTTAATGGTTTATATGAAATGGTTACTGATGAGAAGTTTATGGATACAAATGCAAAAACCATAATGCTTGATAACAGGAATAAAAACTGGGTAGTAAAAATGCCGGAGCTAATGAAGGCACAGCCAGTGTTTTTTGCTGTAGGTGCGGGTCATTTACCGGGAGAAAACGGTGTTATAAATTTATTGAGAAAAGCAGGCTATAGCGTGAAGCCAATACTGAAATAG
- a CDS encoding RNA polymerase sigma factor codes for MKQKEQEFLAKVESHKGILYKVSKMYMDNPLDQQDLFQEIVCQLWKAYDTFRGESQFSTWMYRVAINTSIVFLKKEKRKVDKYDMVQKDVKDDEGDSGVKEDQLEHFYRAVQKLDKIDKAIIFYQLEGFSHKEIGENLGISEGNARVKLNRAKEKLKEIIKNQGYGF; via the coding sequence TTGAAACAGAAGGAACAGGAATTTTTAGCAAAGGTCGAAAGCCATAAAGGAATTTTATATAAAGTTTCTAAAATGTATATGGATAATCCTCTCGATCAGCAGGATTTGTTCCAGGAAATTGTCTGTCAGCTATGGAAAGCCTACGATACCTTTAGGGGAGAAAGTCAGTTTTCAACCTGGATGTACAGGGTTGCCATTAATACATCCATTGTCTTTTTAAAAAAGGAAAAGAGAAAGGTTGATAAATATGATATGGTGCAAAAGGATGTTAAGGATGATGAAGGGGACTCAGGAGTTAAAGAGGATCAGTTAGAGCATTTTTACAGGGCGGTTCAAAAACTGGACAAAATAGATAAAGCCATTATTTTTTATCAGCTTGAAGGGTTTTCGCATAAGGAAATTGGAGAGAACCTTGGTATTTCTGAAGGGAATGCGAGAGTAAAGCTAAACAGGGCAAAAGAAAAATTAAAAGAAATTATTAAAAATCAGGGATATGGATTTTAA